A single window of Thalassomonas viridans DNA harbors:
- a CDS encoding FG-GAP repeat domain-containing protein has product MLRSNRRRSFTSISLALLLGTPVLAGAVQVHTSGVPLKRTTLPTTGEKPLYSSDYGDLDNNGTNDIFLLEKSNSGPGIQVLLNRVVAGDGKYDKEAQRGEWSELFLSGQARFSRVGFPEGLSITETNTPFMFSSSAFDLANSISRPVTHVANGDIKAVEVYTVEVTGTRGDGSPDNQTAQLKKKYTLGAFPVAVDEISFFKGENDNYSFMGRSLNRSESHSAFIAYRPANGYLPVKMSDASDGSAQIGNTQNLLYVGNSNTAFGDFNGDGLDDFVRWDRKKDLEGVSNTDDGHAKIDIWFAQEGENATFKRSYLYLDADNDYLKTSNDNQLNTSFTEFGEEDVRIGDFNGDGSSDILFMESGKYTIYTSHAVQAKVDRTGRKTVTRSKIGLFSKSVIEDSSAKGDNPLAVVADFNNDNRDDIATITDKPFILYSTTGSEDANGKDVSFVGIKHTKALDDNGSYQTLPSTVLKNTAMTSADFNGDGFNDLLLLAEDTLTPVLYLMPPYDPVAAVSQEAAHNVKRISGVSYKNKKFVFFGEDNEIKYIYKDENGWQKAQTLPLYLQDNDVRCNNDIPAGKRFLGDAAISKASQSGEGGYLVPVCNAGYHGQAFDVETDGKYVYLFRAHGLSGYGTGTDVKVLVDRFEFSEVDNKFLRLIESRYKSSGKRYVASDATEVVTKASQTQSFTEEVDISTLDKDGNSFLEPAFVVPYALAGTLSSEICQIDEISAAIAGEGKGRQRLFLTTGVNGFCSGSEHIDMAVASYRLGTDQVFDTNNISYLKDGTTPAISKWHQTLLTRGHGYMRGLDSIVIDTSAAATASGDTINAVVDRELVIATNNNGTETIFTHIPIDSRGEPKQGQRELSYTRYDDVALKNNDTGNSTLFFGSDGLLHHYFRAATGDIASHVLDPTLNKTGMRTNWGQGSADTVRSLEFSHSWPAPSDRSATGKQQALVIPRIGDILPKWSPKFGVFYQGSDVPVSDGFAPVVFTSGRLTEFGGRKEARLVREYVTLLKQDDGSYKFAFSYEDRGQLKSRFAGRVVVSSTPIGYMEGPPPVPRENLGRNQNGIWTYSTELSDVEIQIEKGTTVSTDANNALGAKANGYVRWGGKAIFVEHSLTASVAVTGGATFGKAEDYSLSKNISRKSFITGSVPSRKCNAGESAYLDTCYEENADGSKIELWAPHTEGTLFTSTLSASRYAMYNPKTNRLVGYTLDFSDAAENEESINFKLNPEYLKAGSLDGYIGPKKVDNVGFSYFNPREESGWRTEDKRQQLELEKRYKAAANVSRAGSTGTSAEDFIRDKLLISGIAVSDGGFTGTSTTAAGSVTDRLGYDFSIEANVDYVLENPPTGAGFGVGVGGYYSRSFVGSKNNTSTVNFVANIDQGVTSEVQDDNNNTLPWAVDKYNSRSYFLPASDVNSKFFFERVVSPHLIRGTDLHESEITTARILKQMRESAVPVWRVTHRVDGVSRYIPNPN; this is encoded by the coding sequence ATGTTAAGAAGTAACAGAAGGCGATCCTTCACGAGTATCTCCCTGGCGCTGCTGCTGGGGACTCCGGTTTTGGCCGGCGCCGTTCAGGTGCACACATCGGGCGTGCCGCTAAAGCGCACAACTTTGCCGACAACAGGTGAAAAACCGCTGTATTCGAGCGATTACGGCGATCTGGATAACAACGGCACAAACGATATTTTTTTATTGGAAAAAAGTAACAGCGGCCCGGGAATACAGGTATTGCTCAACCGCGTTGTTGCCGGGGACGGCAAGTATGATAAGGAAGCGCAAAGAGGGGAATGGAGCGAATTATTTTTATCGGGCCAGGCCCGCTTCTCCCGTGTTGGTTTTCCCGAAGGGTTAAGCATTACCGAAACCAATACCCCCTTTATGTTTTCCAGCAGTGCTTTTGATTTGGCAAACTCGATCTCCAGGCCGGTTACGCATGTTGCCAACGGCGATATCAAAGCGGTAGAGGTGTATACCGTTGAAGTCACAGGCACCAGGGGCGACGGCTCGCCGGATAACCAAACGGCGCAATTAAAGAAAAAGTATACCTTAGGCGCATTCCCTGTTGCCGTCGATGAAATCAGTTTCTTCAAGGGAGAAAATGACAATTACAGCTTTATGGGGCGAAGCCTGAACCGGAGTGAAAGTCACAGTGCTTTTATCGCCTACCGGCCCGCAAACGGGTATCTACCGGTTAAGATGTCCGATGCCAGCGACGGCTCAGCCCAGATTGGCAATACGCAAAATCTGCTTTATGTCGGCAACTCCAATACTGCCTTTGGCGATTTTAACGGCGACGGGCTTGATGATTTTGTCAGGTGGGATCGAAAAAAGGATCTCGAAGGGGTCAGCAACACCGATGACGGCCATGCAAAAATCGATATCTGGTTTGCGCAGGAAGGCGAGAATGCCACCTTCAAGCGCAGCTATCTCTATCTCGATGCCGACAACGACTACCTGAAAACCAGCAATGACAATCAGTTAAATACCTCGTTTACCGAGTTTGGTGAGGAGGATGTGCGCATAGGCGATTTTAACGGTGACGGCAGCAGCGATATTCTCTTTATGGAGAGCGGCAAGTACACCATCTACACCAGCCATGCGGTACAGGCCAAGGTCGACCGTACCGGCAGAAAAACGGTTACCCGCAGTAAAATCGGGCTGTTTTCCAAGTCGGTTATCGAAGACTCAAGCGCCAAGGGCGACAACCCCCTGGCCGTGGTTGCCGACTTTAACAACGATAACCGCGATGATATCGCCACCATCACAGACAAGCCTTTTATTCTTTACTCCACCACAGGCAGCGAAGATGCAAACGGTAAAGACGTCAGTTTTGTCGGCATTAAGCACACTAAGGCTTTGGATGATAACGGCAGTTACCAGACGCTTCCGTCAACGGTATTGAAAAATACTGCTATGACGTCCGCCGATTTTAACGGCGACGGTTTTAACGATCTGCTGCTGCTGGCAGAGGACACCCTGACACCTGTGCTTTACCTTATGCCGCCTTACGACCCGGTTGCTGCGGTTAGCCAGGAAGCCGCGCATAACGTTAAACGCATCTCCGGCGTGAGTTATAAAAACAAGAAGTTCGTTTTCTTCGGTGAAGACAATGAGATCAAATACATCTACAAAGATGAAAACGGCTGGCAGAAGGCGCAAACCTTGCCGCTTTATCTGCAGGATAACGATGTCCGCTGCAATAACGATATTCCGGCAGGCAAACGTTTCTTAGGCGATGCTGCAATCAGCAAGGCCAGCCAAAGCGGCGAAGGCGGTTACCTGGTGCCCGTCTGTAATGCCGGTTATCACGGCCAGGCTTTTGATGTCGAAACCGACGGCAAATATGTTTATTTGTTTCGGGCACATGGTTTAAGCGGTTATGGCACAGGCACCGACGTGAAAGTGCTGGTGGATCGCTTTGAATTTTCCGAGGTCGACAACAAATTTCTTCGGCTGATAGAGTCGAGATATAAGTCTTCGGGTAAACGTTATGTGGCAAGCGATGCCACCGAAGTGGTTACCAAAGCTTCGCAAACGCAATCGTTTACCGAGGAAGTGGATATTTCCACCCTAGATAAAGACGGTAACAGCTTTTTAGAGCCTGCTTTTGTGGTGCCTTACGCCCTGGCAGGCACGCTGTCCAGCGAGATTTGTCAAATCGACGAGATATCCGCTGCAATTGCCGGCGAAGGCAAAGGGCGGCAGCGGTTGTTTTTAACTACGGGCGTCAACGGTTTCTGCTCGGGGAGTGAGCATATCGATATGGCGGTTGCCAGCTACCGGCTGGGCACAGATCAGGTATTCGATACCAACAACATCAGCTACCTTAAAGACGGCACGACACCGGCTATAAGCAAATGGCATCAAACCCTGTTGACCCGGGGCCATGGCTATATGCGCGGCCTGGACTCTATCGTGATCGATACTTCGGCTGCGGCAACCGCTTCAGGCGACACTATCAATGCCGTGGTTGACCGCGAACTGGTGATAGCAACCAACAATAACGGCACCGAAACCATATTTACCCATATTCCGATCGACAGCCGGGGCGAGCCTAAGCAAGGGCAAAGAGAGCTTTCCTATACAAGATATGATGACGTGGCGTTAAAGAATAATGATACCGGCAACAGCACCTTATTCTTTGGCTCGGACGGCTTGTTGCACCATTATTTTCGCGCGGCCACCGGCGATATCGCCAGCCATGTGTTAGACCCTACGCTGAATAAAACCGGTATGCGCACCAACTGGGGACAGGGCAGCGCAGATACGGTACGAAGTTTAGAGTTTTCCCATAGCTGGCCCGCACCGTCCGACAGGAGCGCCACCGGCAAACAGCAGGCGCTGGTGATCCCCAGAATTGGCGATATCTTACCTAAATGGTCGCCGAAATTCGGCGTTTTCTACCAGGGAAGTGACGTACCCGTCAGCGACGGTTTTGCCCCTGTGGTCTTTACCAGCGGCCGACTGACCGAATTTGGCGGCAGAAAAGAAGCCAGGCTGGTGCGCGAATATGTCACCCTGTTAAAACAGGATGACGGCAGCTATAAATTTGCCTTTTCCTATGAAGACCGCGGGCAGTTAAAAAGCCGCTTTGCCGGGCGGGTAGTGGTCAGCAGTACGCCTATCGGTTATATGGAAGGGCCGCCGCCCGTGCCCAGGGAGAATTTAGGCCGTAACCAAAACGGTATCTGGACGTATTCCACCGAATTGTCCGATGTTGAAATTCAGATTGAAAAAGGCACCACAGTTTCTACCGACGCCAACAACGCCTTAGGCGCCAAGGCCAATGGTTATGTGCGCTGGGGCGGCAAAGCCATTTTCGTTGAACACAGCCTGACCGCTTCGGTGGCCGTGACCGGCGGCGCGACGTTCGGCAAGGCGGAGGATTACAGCCTGAGCAAAAACATTTCCAGGAAAAGCTTTATTACCGGCAGCGTGCCGAGCAGAAAATGTAATGCCGGTGAAAGTGCTTACCTGGATACCTGTTATGAAGAAAATGCCGACGGCAGTAAAATCGAACTGTGGGCGCCGCATACCGAAGGCACGCTTTTTACTTCGACGTTAAGCGCTTCCAGGTATGCCATGTATAACCCCAAAACCAACAGGTTAGTAGGCTATACCCTGGACTTTTCCGATGCGGCTGAGAACGAGGAGAGCATTAACTTTAAGTTAAACCCTGAGTATCTTAAAGCGGGTTCTCTCGACGGCTATATAGGCCCGAAGAAGGTGGATAATGTCGGCTTCTCCTATTTCAACCCGAGGGAAGAGAGCGGCTGGCGCACCGAAGATAAACGCCAGCAGCTGGAGCTGGAAAAGCGCTACAAGGCTGCCGCCAATGTTTCCCGCGCCGGCTCAACCGGCACTTCTGCCGAGGACTTTATCCGCGACAAACTGCTGATATCGGGCATTGCCGTATCCGACGGCGGTTTTACCGGCACCAGCACCACAGCGGCTGGTTCGGTGACCGACAGGCTGGGTTATGACTTCTCGATTGAAGCCAATGTCGATTATGTGCTGGAAAACCCGCCAACGGGTGCAGGTTTTGGCGTCGGCGTCGGCGGCTATTATTCGCGCAGCTTTGTCGGCAGTAAGAATAATACCAGCACGGTTAATTTTGTCGCCAATATAGATCAGGGGGTGACCAGCGAAGTGCAGGACGACAATAACAATACCTTGCCGTGGGCGGTAGACAAATATAACTCACGCAGTTATTTCCTGCCGGCAAGCGATGTTAACTCGAAGTTCTTCTTTGAACGTGTGGTGTCGCCGCACCTGATAAGAGGCACCGACCTGCATGAAAGTGAGATTACGACAGCCAGGATCCTCAAGCAAATGCGTGAGAGCGCCGTACCTGTATGGCGAGTGACCCATAGGGTTGACGGTGTCAGCCGTTATATTCCTAACCCTAACTAA
- the cspE gene encoding cold-shock protein, with translation MSNSVNGVVKWFNEEKGFGFLTPSDGGKDVFVHFRSIVSEGFKSLSEGQQVQFTIEQGQKGPQAANVVVI, from the coding sequence ATGTCTAATTCTGTAAATGGCGTAGTTAAGTGGTTCAATGAAGAAAAAGGCTTTGGTTTTTTAACACCAAGTGATGGCGGAAAGGACGTTTTTGTTCATTTTCGTTCAATCGTTTCAGAAGGCTTTAAGTCTTTATCTGAAGGGCAGCAAGTTCAGTTCACAATAGAACAAGGTCAAAAAGGCCCGCAAGCTGCAAATGTTGTTGTTATCTAA
- a CDS encoding phosphatidylinositol-specific phospholipase C domain-containing protein, with translation MNKKVINKTPLVLAIAASIAAYQTQAEQLGPYTSQDWIGQVFENRGDTRLRDMVIPGTHDSGTYNMHSGSDLSPDAESWAPYVTGLLGQAGGHIIAKWGRTQSHDIKTMLEKGIRHFDLRIKKHQGEFVIVHTMVAMKVSDVLAQVSQFAQAHPKEPVILEVAKTPDSSDMPALLDLFDLYLGKRKPNNSIKAADLTLSDLWQDSAGDGQNDNVVVVWTSSSEDGKARGYFGAENFTGTWANTENYGELRDRLLAGLKTAPTDKLFYSAFTYTPTAGTIIKDAIGFGKKRSLLNWSQDFLRPYLGELVPGWAQAGYRPNIMTADFFEYTAMIPTALQLNTLPPGVPANKLEVIRAESVKRVWTDVNSGADTDGSVWVAEEKPGFKPLAYIPITGYQFDTSIDQLLVKADQPGVVRPLGYNWVWDDVGNGGSEFIQVWRPIAPAGYVCLGDVATPSAHQHIAPSTDLIRCVHQSYVTQAPSIYQKWTDKGSGGTYDGSLWDSASHNGSTYNIGALRTSRSHSQPAGELFQLLLKDRTVER, from the coding sequence ATGAATAAAAAAGTCATCAACAAAACGCCCCTGGTGCTGGCAATAGCCGCCTCGATAGCCGCTTACCAAACCCAGGCAGAGCAGCTGGGCCCCTACACCAGCCAGGACTGGATCGGCCAGGTGTTTGAAAACCGGGGAGATACCCGGTTAAGGGATATGGTAATACCCGGCACCCACGACTCCGGCACCTATAACATGCACTCTGGTTCGGATCTTTCTCCCGATGCCGAATCCTGGGCCCCTTACGTTACCGGGCTGCTGGGCCAGGCAGGCGGCCATATCATAGCCAAGTGGGGGCGTACCCAGTCTCATGATATCAAAACCATGCTGGAAAAAGGCATTCGCCACTTTGATCTGAGGATCAAGAAACATCAGGGAGAATTTGTTATCGTCCATACCATGGTGGCCATGAAAGTGAGCGATGTGTTGGCGCAAGTCAGCCAGTTTGCCCAGGCGCATCCTAAAGAACCGGTTATTCTGGAAGTGGCCAAAACCCCGGACAGCAGCGATATGCCGGCATTATTGGATTTATTCGATTTATACCTGGGAAAACGTAAACCCAACAACAGCATAAAAGCGGCGGATCTGACCCTGAGCGATCTTTGGCAAGACAGTGCCGGTGACGGCCAAAACGACAATGTGGTGGTGGTCTGGACTTCTTCGAGCGAAGACGGCAAAGCCCGGGGATACTTCGGCGCAGAGAACTTTACCGGCACCTGGGCCAATACCGAAAACTACGGCGAGTTGCGCGACCGGCTGCTGGCCGGTTTAAAAACAGCGCCGACAGACAAGCTGTTTTACAGCGCTTTTACCTATACCCCGACGGCAGGCACTATCATCAAAGACGCCATAGGTTTTGGCAAAAAAAGAAGCCTGCTGAACTGGAGCCAGGACTTTTTACGCCCCTACCTGGGCGAGCTGGTGCCCGGCTGGGCCCAGGCCGGTTACCGCCCCAATATTATGACCGCAGATTTCTTCGAATACACCGCCATGATCCCGACAGCGCTGCAACTCAATACCCTGCCTCCCGGAGTGCCAGCGAATAAATTGGAAGTCATCCGGGCCGAGAGTGTTAAACGTGTCTGGACCGATGTTAATTCAGGAGCCGACACAGACGGTTCGGTATGGGTCGCCGAAGAAAAACCCGGCTTTAAACCGCTGGCATATATCCCGATCACAGGCTATCAGTTCGATACTTCCATTGACCAATTGCTGGTGAAGGCAGATCAGCCGGGTGTTGTCCGGCCCTTAGGTTATAACTGGGTTTGGGATGATGTCGGCAACGGCGGCAGTGAATTTATCCAGGTGTGGCGGCCGATAGCCCCCGCCGGTTATGTTTGCCTGGGAGATGTCGCCACTCCCAGCGCCCACCAGCATATTGCCCCTTCTACCGACCTGATCCGCTGCGTACATCAGAGCTATGTCACCCAAGCGCCGAGCATTTATCAAAAATGGACAGATAAAGGCTCAGGCGGGACTTATGACGGCTCTTTATGGGACAGCGCCAGCCATAACGGCAGCACCTATAATATAGGTGCGCTGCGCACCAGCAGATCCCATTCGCAGCCTGCCGGTGAGCTATTTCAGTTATTGCTCAAAGACAGAACCGTTGAAAGATAA
- a CDS encoding phosphatidylinositol-specific phospholipase C domain-containing protein: MNRTSRRSTCALRLSLAMLIACSVPAFAFADSLSQWSSTALNHQYRLQQHEPIVAGILAGTHNSYSSNAYNLKLAENQNLSITEQLNAGARILELDLWRTRAVEYGAVYLCHSKVTCGSIINGGDYIYLDTALREIATWTQANPDQILVIKLENQMDDDDYHLFAESVQRQIGDIIYRPLQAHTNQQCENFPATLTPSEMLAQGKQVIFYGASACNSKSYNWIFKGTNPEKSADRVKDNRSSLLDCSDHGAGRFALFYDQAEEDYGTDHYIPTDMIAGLSACGGSAFGFDWLTANDDRMKAAVWSWAQGQPDNKPGSSGAGKATCAVSTNGRFYDEDCSLSFSYACKNEQKQWKITQGKGPWQNGEAVCQAEYGTAFHFDIPRTAKQNKQAGTAQNFEGQEYWLNYTYDKNKQLWLSGQDKSAAKPDKSDRLKVMRWTQNEFIYSDYKTGAGNNISIWRSSDLPENWYRLGDIPGLATDGSWASSYSRNPGSSIVVFDDGSGKLMPPLSYEWRWNDWKTGGAYDVTFWQPIAPPGYTCLGDIAVRSHSRTQPSKEHVRCVRSDLLLEGQPHWYWSDSGSGGEYDATVYSTSAKVGATLADGLPANTWKTRSSNHKVLDFSKVNMLTSPGG; encoded by the coding sequence ATGAATAGAACTTCCAGGCGCAGCACCTGTGCTCTGCGCTTATCCCTGGCAATGTTGATCGCTTGCTCAGTGCCCGCTTTTGCATTTGCAGACTCCTTAAGCCAATGGAGCAGTACAGCTTTAAACCACCAATACCGGCTGCAACAGCACGAACCTATAGTGGCGGGCATACTCGCCGGCACCCATAACTCATACAGCTCGAATGCCTATAACCTGAAACTGGCGGAAAACCAGAACTTGTCCATCACCGAACAGCTCAATGCCGGTGCGCGTATTTTAGAGCTGGATCTGTGGCGCACCCGGGCGGTAGAGTACGGCGCGGTTTATTTATGTCACAGCAAGGTGACCTGCGGCAGCATCATTAACGGCGGCGACTATATCTATTTAGACACGGCGCTCAGGGAAATCGCCACCTGGACCCAGGCGAACCCGGATCAGATCCTGGTGATCAAACTGGAAAACCAGATGGACGATGACGACTACCACCTATTTGCCGAATCGGTGCAGCGCCAGATAGGCGATATTATCTACCGCCCGCTACAGGCCCACACAAACCAGCAATGCGAAAACTTCCCCGCCACCTTGACCCCTTCAGAGATGCTGGCACAGGGCAAACAGGTTATCTTCTACGGCGCTTCGGCCTGCAACAGCAAATCCTACAACTGGATTTTTAAAGGCACTAACCCGGAAAAAAGCGCCGACCGGGTGAAAGACAACCGCAGCTCCCTGCTTGATTGCAGCGATCATGGCGCAGGCCGCTTTGCCTTATTTTACGATCAGGCCGAAGAAGATTACGGCACGGATCATTATATTCCCACCGATATGATCGCCGGTTTATCCGCCTGCGGCGGCAGCGCCTTTGGCTTTGACTGGTTAACGGCAAATGACGACAGGATGAAAGCCGCGGTCTGGAGCTGGGCGCAGGGCCAGCCGGATAATAAGCCTGGTAGCTCGGGTGCAGGCAAGGCCACATGCGCCGTCAGCACCAACGGCCGTTTTTATGATGAAGACTGCTCGTTATCCTTTTCATATGCCTGTAAAAACGAACAAAAACAATGGAAAATCACCCAGGGCAAAGGCCCCTGGCAAAATGGCGAGGCCGTATGCCAGGCAGAATACGGGACGGCGTTTCATTTCGATATTCCCCGCACCGCCAAACAGAACAAGCAAGCCGGGACGGCGCAAAACTTTGAAGGCCAGGAATACTGGCTCAATTATACCTATGACAAAAACAAACAGCTTTGGTTAAGCGGCCAGGACAAATCGGCTGCTAAACCGGATAAGTCGGACAGGCTTAAAGTGATGCGCTGGACCCAAAATGAATTCATTTACAGCGATTATAAAACCGGCGCCGGCAATAACATTTCCATCTGGCGCAGCAGCGACCTGCCCGAAAACTGGTATCGCCTGGGAGATATTCCGGGCTTAGCCACAGACGGCTCATGGGCATCCTCATATTCCAGAAATCCCGGCAGTAGCATTGTGGTATTCGATGACGGCTCGGGTAAGCTGATGCCGCCGCTAAGCTACGAATGGCGCTGGAATGACTGGAAAACCGGAGGCGCTTACGACGTAACCTTCTGGCAACCTATTGCCCCGCCGGGTTATACCTGCCTGGGCGATATTGCCGTCAGAAGCCATAGCCGCACGCAACCTAGCAAAGAGCATGTGCGCTGTGTCAGGAGTGATTTATTGCTTGAAGGCCAGCCCCACTGGTATTGGAGCGATTCAGGCTCAGGCGGCGAATATGATGCCACGGTTTATTCTACTTCTGCCAAAGTGGGCGCAACTTTAGCCGATGGCCTGCCCGCAAATACCTGGAAAACCCGCAGCAGCAACCATAAAGTGCTGGATTTTAGCAAAGTAAATATGCTGACTTCCCCCGGCGGCTGA
- a CDS encoding response regulator gives MKESITLVEDDEKMALLMKNYFSGFGYRVDVINSGENAAREIIDNPPDVVILDLMLPGQDGLSICRAIREKYVGKILILTATGDDMDQVAALEMGADDFVNKPIKPRVLLARVRMLLRRCVSAGQQADKQAEAEEPAVNAKLLEYGSLYLNRSLQRCKLGDSEVSLTSSEFAILWHLASHAEQVLSREQLLPLLSGLEYDGLSRIIDNKIAQLRKKLNDNASRPKGIITVRNKGYLFVPDYW, from the coding sequence GTGAAAGAAAGTATTACCTTAGTCGAAGACGACGAAAAAATGGCATTACTGATGAAAAACTACTTTTCCGGCTTCGGCTACCGGGTTGATGTTATCAATTCGGGTGAAAATGCCGCCCGGGAAATCATCGATAATCCTCCCGATGTAGTGATCCTTGACCTGATGTTGCCGGGGCAGGACGGCTTGTCTATTTGCCGGGCGATACGGGAAAAATATGTCGGAAAAATTTTGATTTTAACCGCCACCGGCGACGACATGGATCAGGTGGCGGCGCTGGAAATGGGCGCTGACGATTTTGTTAATAAACCCATAAAGCCCAGAGTGCTGCTGGCCCGTGTACGTATGCTGTTAAGGCGATGTGTTTCTGCCGGGCAGCAGGCGGACAAGCAGGCTGAGGCAGAGGAGCCGGCGGTAAATGCCAAGCTGCTGGAATACGGCAGCTTGTATCTTAACCGTTCATTACAGCGATGTAAGCTGGGGGACAGTGAAGTGTCCTTGACCTCATCTGAGTTTGCCATTCTCTGGCACCTGGCCAGCCATGCCGAACAGGTATTGTCGCGCGAGCAGCTGCTGCCTTTATTGTCGGGCCTGGAATACGACGGCCTTAGCCGCATCATAGACAATAAAATTGCCCAGCTGAGAAAAAAACTTAACGACAACGCCAGCCGTCCCAAGGGCATTATTACCGTGCGCAACAAGGGCTATTTGTTTGTGCCCGACTATTGGTAG
- a CDS encoding ATP-binding protein, producing the protein MTRLFISLYVGILVTMFIFLLVVDLIITSMFIDITNTIGAEQFDAEVQLLERLDSEISEDERKQLIQMIAEKNQLIIEEVSKADVPEMVLERLENHPVWFDDYQYNYFRAFTPVKYYRTSVDEENELIILSETIMYAVLFSFVFIFAGNSFLWLYGLHRKLRHLENAADKLSRGQLHERAPMKKRLRVGRLNQSFNEMAERIEQLLLGHKRLTHAVAHELRSPLFRLHLQMDTLEHAWPQDQQEHLRSIEEDIYQLDELVEEFLEYGKMERTELRLNAERINVPTFAKALCENLSIESDMNIALKLDISADTRLSADKLKLARALTNLLRNAFKYGHRQVTLSVYQADQQLVFSVEDDGKGIPGQYRQEIFQPYFRINNKEHERVSGYGLGLTICKEIAVMHSGQLIVEDSELGGAAFKLMLPNSGK; encoded by the coding sequence ATGACCCGACTATTTATTTCCCTGTATGTGGGCATTTTAGTGACCATGTTTATTTTTTTACTGGTGGTTGATTTGATCATCACCTCAATGTTTATCGACATCACCAATACCATAGGTGCGGAGCAATTTGACGCCGAGGTGCAGCTGCTGGAACGGCTCGATTCCGAGATCAGCGAGGATGAACGCAAGCAATTGATACAGATGATCGCCGAAAAAAATCAGCTGATTATCGAAGAAGTCAGCAAAGCCGACGTACCGGAAATGGTGCTGGAGCGGCTGGAGAACCATCCCGTTTGGTTTGACGATTACCAGTATAATTACTTCCGCGCTTTTACACCGGTAAAATATTACCGGACTAGCGTAGACGAGGAAAACGAACTTATCATCCTCAGCGAAACCATTATGTATGCCGTGCTGTTTTCGTTTGTTTTTATTTTTGCCGGCAATAGTTTTCTCTGGTTGTACGGCCTGCACAGGAAACTGCGCCACCTGGAAAATGCCGCCGACAAGCTGAGCCGTGGCCAGCTGCATGAACGGGCGCCGATGAAAAAAAGGCTCAGGGTAGGGCGGCTGAACCAGAGCTTTAATGAAATGGCGGAAAGAATCGAACAGCTGCTGCTGGGGCATAAGCGCTTAACTCATGCCGTAGCCCATGAGCTGCGCTCGCCGTTGTTTCGCCTGCATTTGCAAATGGACACCTTAGAGCATGCCTGGCCGCAAGACCAGCAAGAACATCTGCGCAGCATAGAAGAAGATATTTATCAGCTGGACGAACTGGTGGAAGAGTTTCTTGAATACGGCAAAATGGAACGCACCGAACTGCGCTTAAATGCCGAACGCATCAACGTGCCGACTTTTGCCAAGGCCCTGTGTGAAAACCTGTCTATTGAAAGCGATATGAATATTGCGCTTAAGCTTGATATTAGCGCCGATACCCGGCTGTCGGCGGATAAATTAAAACTGGCGCGTGCCCTGACCAACCTGTTAAGAAATGCGTTTAAATATGGGCACAGGCAAGTGACGTTAAGTGTCTATCAGGCGGATCAACAGCTGGTTTTCAGCGTAGAGGACGACGGCAAGGGCATACCCGGGCAGTACCGACAAGAGATTTTCCAGCCTTATTTTCGTATAAACAATAAGGAACATGAGCGGGTGTCGGGCTACGGCCTGGGGCTGACCATATGTAAGGAAATCGCCGTAATGCACAGCGGACAATTAATTGTTGAAGACAGCGAACTGGGCGGTGCCGCCTTTAAGCTGATGTTGCCGAACAGCGGCAAATAA